The Penaeus monodon isolate SGIC_2016 chromosome 13, NSTDA_Pmon_1, whole genome shotgun sequence genome contains a region encoding:
- the LOC119580161 gene encoding fibrillin-2-like isoform X1, which translates to MEDRQAVRPKISGYTWLLLLAVASAAGDLEPTFGRCCAFGANWARESQQCATFPIPVAGVPSEHQSICITAAGICCLRYYRDKQCQQGKQAAQAGQECTAITDEGGEFYKDCCDGCKLGLVSGNMGMGCNSRFTFGFPWDTAYFHCCSQASVAASGVSDPQQPAYGGGSSSAIDFNTLYPGVTDPVGLVPESEDLCARFPGKLCAHVCVPTPGSYRCQCRAGFTLSVDGKTCIQEAVTDRCQINNPCAHICRDTGISIECLCNPGYALARDQRSCEDVDECILQTDNCNRTSHFCVNTRGSFTCQKKSGPTDCIAGYKYSAEQKICIDVDECDENLHGCDPEKEQCRNTDGAYECDEKCDEGFQFSLALRTCVDQDECVDEPCDPGWQCHNTVGSFLCHELPKAFCPAGYKPSNGTTTRCEDVDECVEGLHTCHPETETCINEIGKYRCEALSINEVDFGVNPYEALPRATFQPPVQECAEGFGYDLNTKRCLDVDECGAGLHNCTLSVERCINTLGGFICRPRRRCSAGFVPDPVTGRCKDVDECLAGVAKCLPGEICINTEGAFECRVECQDGFRYDPTDPAVCVDINECLESPCRRGTRCVNTEGSYRCTPSTTTTDTSSPVVTTSPGPTPCPDGFGRNSNNLQCEDIDECLERVCETEQLCQNTYGSYICIWPPCDEGYRRDPNTNVCRDINECDEGSDTCQVGVEECVNTQGGHTCQPKPCPIGRKRHPSNPRRCTDINECDTTPCGPEEQCINTFGSYQCRRLAPCRPGFRRNSESRQCEDVDECEENEPCEENERCLNTRGSYRCRTLECSTGYQRDIFGRCRDINECETGDHNCDVSKEECINTQGSFRCKILPNCTQGFKRDPNTKKCVDIDECKEETHDCRGGERCYNQYGHYTCSGSPAACTKGFRYSSSDRRCHDVDECAENIDSCEWSTQTCVNSVGSYRCIDQQPTCDFGYRYDHEQRACIDIDECREKKHDCEDGQYCVNTLGSYQCHTHGSASQTCHPGYTFNRTARVCMDIDECSEGIHDCSASEECVNRRGDYACHPKEEVSNSVTTVPSREKEGSDTNESDQTQESGGSGSSKRLRCQNGYRYNRRRRVCVDINECEEGRAICNKLTEVCINTKGDYWCAPAHKPVRATTSSTTTTTSTTTTTTTTPAPPPLPPRPQAPQCPPGTLYNTAYRSCRDIDECNDNPCREFEVCENTQGSYKCTCREGFQRSSSTGECIDLNECQLGLHSCETTQRCDNTIGSYACIRIAGCGTGYTLNHNTGECDDDDECTLGTHDCDQLGPKYECFNIKGSFRCVKKICPNLQVLSFNGTCVDLTCNPGFKPVNQGCIDINECEERTSPCRRNERCINTHGSYRCRPLLNCGVGYQINEIGNQCVDIDECADGTHQCTGNQLCSNRQGSYICQCPPGFRLNSLRQCQDVNECESYFGNICSNTAVCENTEGSYRCNCKKGFKHKADGLACEDVDECTEVEGICHHDCINVWGSYQCTCRPGFTIARDNRTCTDIDECLEYRGRGRLCIGICVNTPGTFKCSCPDGYQLASDGHTCKDIDECETNSPCRGENEICVNTRGGYKCNAIECPDSYTRDLEHKNRCKKVPVFCRDDDETCRRQPLSYSYNFLPLVSNLTLPPTGQVDLFTMRGPLWSYTTVQFDLELESARAPLGVEAAKREFFHLKRTSYNQAVISLVRPITGPQEVQLALNMQLYHQGAFGGSAIAKLLIYVSEYDF; encoded by the exons GAGACTTGGAGCCAACGTTTGGAAGATGCTGCGCTTTTGGGGCCAACTGGGCCAGGGAGTCCCAGCAGTGCGCCACCTTCCCCATACCGGTCGCCGGCGTGCCCTCAGAGCACCAGTCTATCTGCATCACAGCGGCTGGAATCTGCTGCCTTCGATACTACAG AGATAAGCAGTGTCAGCAAGGCAAGCAAGCAGCTCAAGCGGGCCAAGAATGCACAGCTATTACGGACGAGGGAGGCGAATTTTATAAG GACTGCTGTGATGGTTGCAAGCTTGGCCTAGTCAGTGGAAACATGGGGATGGGATGCAACTCACGCTTTACATTCGGCTTCCCCTGGGACACTGCCTATTTCCACTGCTGCAGCCAGGCATCTGTTGCTGCTTCGGGTGTGTCAGATCCTCAACAGCCGGCGTATGGGGGCGGCA GCAGCAGTGCTATTGACTTCAATACACTTTATCCGGGTGTCACCGACCCAGTTGGTTTAGTCCCAG AATCAGAAGATCTCTGTGCTAGGTTCCCAGGGAAGTTGTGTGCCCACGTGTGTGTCCCAACTCCAGGCTCTTACAGATGCCAGTGCCGAGCTGGCTTTACTCTCTCGGTAGATGGCAAAACCTGCATCCAGGAAGCTGTTACTGATAG ATGTCAAATCAACAACCCATGTGCCCACATTTGCAGAGATACAGGAATATCTATTGAATGCTTATGTAATCCGGGCTATGCATTGGCACGCGATCAGAGATCTTGTGAAG ATGTGGATGAATGCATATTGCAAACAGATAACTGCAACAGGACATCGCATTTTTGTGTGAATACTCGCGGAAGCTTCACTTGCCAGAAGAAAAGCGGACCCACAGACTGCATTGCTGGCTATAAGTACAGTGCTGAGCAGAAGATTTGTATAG ATGTGGACGAATGCGACGAAAATTTACATGGCTGTGACCCGGAAAAGGAACAATGCCGGAACACCGACGGGGCGTACGAATGCGACGAGAAATGCGACGAAGGGTTTCAGTTCAGCCTTGCTCTGAGAACGTGTGTTG ACCAAGACGAATGTGTGGACGAGCCCTGTGATCCCGGCTGGCAGTGTCACAACACAGTGGGGTCTTTCCTGTGTCATGAGCTGCCAAAAGCCTTCTGTCCAGCGGGATATAAACCCTCGAACGGCACCACCACACGCTGTGAAG ATGTAGACGAATGTGTTGAGGGTCTGCACACCTGTCATCCAGAAACAGAAACCTGCATTAACGAGATTGGCAAATACCGTTGTGAAGCACTCAGTATCAATGAAGTTGATTTTGGTGTTAATCCATATGAAGCCCTTCCGCGAGCCACGTTTCAGCCACCAGTTCAGGAGTGTGCTGAAGGCTTTGGTTATGATCTTAACACAAAGAGATGTCTTG ATGTTGATGAATGTGGGGCTGGCCTGCACAACTGTACCCTGTCCGTCGAACGCTGTATCAACACTTTAGGGGGCTTCATATGCAGACCAAGAAGAAGATGTAGTGCTGGATTTGTTCCTGATCCAGTAACTGGAAGATGTAAAG ACGTGGATGAGTGCTTGGCTGGTGTGGCTAAGTGTCTTCCTGGGGAGATCTGCATCAACACCGAAGGAGCCTTTGAGTGCCGTGTTGAGTGCCAGGATGGCTTCAGATATGATCCTAC AGACCCAGCGGTGTGTGTAGATATCAATGAGTGTCTTGAGTCACCATGTAGACGTGGAACCCGGTGTGTTAACACTGAAGGCTCTTATAGATGCACTCCTTCAACTACCACAACTGATACATCATCACCAGTTGTTACTACAAGTCCGGGACCTACTCCCTGTCCAGACGGTTTTGGGAGAAATTCAAACAATCTACAATGTGAAG ATATTGATGAATGCCTTGAACGAGTTTGTGAGACAGAACAACTTTGCCAAAATACCTATggctcatatatatgcatttggcCCCCATGTGATGAAGGTTACCGGAGGGATCCGAACACCAACGTCTGTCGTG ATATTAATGAGTGTGACGAAGGAAGTGACACATGCCAAGTTGGTGTAGAAGAATGTGTCAACACACAGGGAGGCCACACATGTCAACCAAAACCATGCCCAATTGGAAGAAAAAGGCATCCCTCAAACCCTAGACGTTGCACTG ATATCAATGAGTGCGACACAACTCCCTGTGGTCCAGAGGAGCAATGCATTAATACATTTGGGTCGTATCAGTGCCGACGCCTAGCCCCTTGTCGTCCAGGCTTCAGAAGAAATAGTGAAAGCAGGCAGTGTGAAG ATGTTGATGAATGTGAAGAAAATGAACCCTGTGAGGAAAATGAACGCTGTTTGAACACGAGAGGAAGCTATAGGTGTCGTACTCTCGAATGCAGTACAGGATATCAACGTGACATATTTGGACGCTGCAGAG ATATTAATGAATGTGAGACTGGGGATCATAATTGTGACGTTTCCAAGGAGGAATGCATCAACACACAAGGGAGCTTCAGATGCAAAATTCTGCCAAATTGCACACAAGGCTTTAAACGGgatccaaacacaaaaaaatgtgttG ATATTGATGAGTGTAAGGAGGAGACACATGATTGCCGTGGTGGCGAGAGATGCTACAACCAATATGGTCATTATACCTGCAGTGGTTCCCCAGCTGCTTGCACAAAAGGGTTCAGGTACTCTTCATCAGATAGACGGTGTCATG ATGTTGATGAGTGTGCGGAAAATATCGACTCCTGTGAATGGTCCACTCAAACATGTGTCAACTCTGTGGGCAGTTACAGGTGCATTGATCAACAACCAACATGTGACTTTGGCTATAGGTATGACCATGAACAGAGGGCATGCATAG atatagatgaatgcCGTGAGAAAAAACATGATTGTGAGGATGGTCAATACTGTGTTAACACTTTGGGGTCCTATCAGTGTCACACCCATGGGAGTGCTAGCCAGACATGCCATCCTGGATATACTTTCAATAGAACAGCAAGAGTGTGCATGG ATATTGATGAATGCTCGGAGGGAATTCATGACTGCTCAGCATCAGAGGAATGTGTCAACCGGAGAGGGGATTATGCTTGTCACCCAAAAGAGGAAGTGTCCAATTCTGTAACCACAGTCCCAAGCAGGGAAAAGGAGGGTTCTGACACTAATGAATCGGATCAAACACAG GAGTCTGGAGGTAGTGGCAGTAGTAAAAGACTTCGCTGCCAAAATGGCTATCGTTACAATAGAAGACGGAGGGTCTGTGTAG ACATTAATGAATGCGAAGAAGGTCGAGCTATTTGCAACAAACTGACAGAGGTCTGCATTAATACCAAGGGTGACTACTGGTGTGCACCTGCACATAAACCTGTGCGTGCCACAACATCCTctaccacaaccaccacctctaccaccacaaccacaaccaccactcctgcccctccaccccttcctcctcgccctcaaGCTCCTCAGTGTCCTCCTGGGACATTATATAATACAGCATATAGAAGCTGTAGAG ATATTGATGAATGTAATGACAACCCATGCAGAGAATTTGAGGTTTGTGAAAATACCCAAGGTTCATACAAATGTACATGCCGGGAAGGTTTCCAAAGAAGTTCATCTACTGGTGAATGCATAG ATCTAAATGAATGCCAGCTTGGTTTACACAGCTGTGAAACAACACAAAGATGTGACAACACTATTGGCTCTTATGCTTGTATACGCATTGCTGGATGTGGTACAGGATACACTTTGAATCACAATACTGGAGAATGTGATG atgatgatgagtgtACGCTAGGAACTCATGACTGTGATCAGCTGGGGCCGAAGTATGAATGTTTCAACATAAAGGGCTCATTCCGTTGTGTAAAGAAGATTTGCCCAAATTTACAAGTTCTGAGCTTCAATGGAACATGTGTAGATCTCACATGCAATCCTGGCTTTAAACCTGTAAATCAAGGGTGCATTG ATATTAATGAATGTGAGGAAAGAACCTCTCCTTGCCGTCGTAATGAAAGGTGCATCAACACCCATGGGTCCTACCGCTGCCGCCCACTTTTGAACTGTGGGGTTGGATACCAAATTAATGAAATTGGAAATCAGTGTGTCg atattgatGAATGTGCTGATGGGACTCATCAGTGCACAGGAAATCAACTTTGTTCCAATCGCCAGGGCAGCTACATATGTCAGTGTCCACCTGGCTTTAGACTCAACAGTTTGCGACAGTGCCAGGATGTAAATGAATGTGAATCTTACTTTGGAAAT ATATGTTCAAATACAGCAGTGTGTGAAAACACAGAAGGTTCTTACCGCTGTAACTGTAAGAAAGGCTTCAAACACAAAGCAGATGGACTTGCTTGTGAAG acgTGGATGAATGCACTGAAGTGGAAGGAATCTGTCATCACGATTGTATCAATGTTTGGGGGTCATATCAGTGTACTTGTCGGCCAGGATTTACCATTGCTAGGGATAACAG GACGTGTACAGACATAGATGAGTGTTTGGAATACCGTGGTCGAGGCCGGCTTTGTATTGGTATCTGTGTAAATACCCCGGGAACATTCAAGTGCTCTTGTCCTGATGGTTATCAGTTAGCATCAGATGGTCACACTTGCAAAG ACATTGATGAATGTGAAACTAACTCACCTTGTCGAGGAGAAAACGAAATATGTGTCAATACACGTGGAGGCTACAAGTGCAATGCAATTGAATGCCCTGACTCATATACTCGAGACCTGGAACATAAGAA CCGCTGCAAGAAGGTTCCAGTGTTTTGCCGAGATGACGATGAGACATGTCGCCGCCAGCCACTCAGCTACTCCTATAACTTTTTGCCATTAGTGAGCAATTTGACTCTTCCACCAACAGGACAAGTAGATCTCTTCACCATGCGTGGTCCCCTTTGGTCGTATACCACAGTGCAGTTTGACTTGGAGTTGGAGTCTGCCCGAGCACCTCTGGGGGTTGAAGCTGCCAAGCGGGAATTCTTCCATTTAAAACGAACCTCTTATAATCAAGCAGTTATCTCTCTTGTAAGGCCGATAACTGGCCCGCAGGAAGTGCAACTAGCTCTAAATATGCAGctttatcatcaaggggcttTTGGAGGATCTGCTATTGCAAAACTTCTTATTTATGTGTCTGAATATGATTTCTAA
- the LOC119580161 gene encoding fibrillin-2-like isoform X4 → MEDRQAVRPKISGYTWLLLLAVASAAGDLEPTFGRCCAFGANWARESQQCATFPIPVAGVPSEHQSICITAAGICCLRYYRDKQCQQGKQAAQAGQECTAITDEGGEFYKDCCDGCKLGLVSGNMGMGCNSRFTFGFPWDTAYFHCCSQASVAASGVSDPQQPAYGGGSSSAIDFNTLYPGVTDPVGLVPESEDLCARFPGKLCAHVCVPTPGSYRCQCRAGFTLSVDGKTCIQEAVTDRCQINNPCAHICRDTGISIECLCNPGYALARDQRSCEDVDECILQTDNCNRTSHFCVNTRGSFTCQKKSGPTDCIAGYKYSAEQKICIDVDECDENLHGCDPEKEQCRNTDGAYECDEKCDEGFQFSLALRTCVDQDECVDEPCDPGWQCHNTVGSFLCHELPKAFCPAGYKPSNGTTTRCEDVDECVEGLHTCHPETETCINEIGKYRCEALSINEVDFGVNPYEALPRATFQPPVQECAEGFGYDLNTKRCLDVDECGAGLHNCTLSVERCINTLGGFICRPRRRCSAGFVPDPVTGRCKDVDECLAGVAKCLPGEICINTEGAFECRVECQDGFRYDPTDPAVCVDINECLESPCRRGTRCVNTEGSYRCTPSTTTTDTSSPVVTTSPGPTPCPDGFGRNSNNLQCEDIDECLERVCETEQLCQNTYGSYICIWPPCDEGYRRDPNTNVCRDINECDEGSDTCQVGVEECVNTQGGHTCQPKPCPIGRKRHPSNPRRCTDINECDTTPCGPEEQCINTFGSYQCRRLAPCRPGFRRNSESRQCEDVDECEENEPCEENERCLNTRGSYRCRTLECSTGYQRDIFGRCRDINECETGDHNCDVSKEECINTQGSFRCKILPNCTQGFKRDPNTKKCVDIDECKEETHDCRGGERCYNQYGHYTCSGSPAACTKGFRYSSSDRRCHDVDECAENIDSCEWSTQTCVNSVGSYRCIDQQPTCDFGYRYDHEQRACIDIDECREKKHDCEDGQYCVNTLGSYQCHTHGSASQTCHPGYTFNRTARVCMDIDECSEGIHDCSASEECVNRRGDYACHPKEEVSNSVTTVPSREKEGSDTNESDQTQESGGSGSSKRLRCQNGYRYNRRRRVCVDIDECNDNPCREFEVCENTQGSYKCTCREGFQRSSSTGECIDLNECQLGLHSCETTQRCDNTIGSYACIRIAGCGTGYTLNHNTGECDDDDECTLGTHDCDQLGPKYECFNIKGSFRCVKKICPNLQVLSFNGTCVDLTCNPGFKPVNQGCIDINECEERTSPCRRNERCINTHGSYRCRPLLNCGVGYQINEIGNQCVDIDECADGTHQCTGNQLCSNRQGSYICQCPPGFRLNSLRQCQDVNECESYFGNICSNTAVCENTEGSYRCNCKKGFKHKADGLACEDVDECTEVEGICHHDCINVWGSYQCTCRPGFTIARDNRTCTDIDECLEYRGRGRLCIGICVNTPGTFKCSCPDGYQLASDGHTCKDIDECETNSPCRGENEICVNTRGGYKCNAIECPDSYTRDLEHKNRCKKVPVFCRDDDETCRRQPLSYSYNFLPLVSNLTLPPTGQVDLFTMRGPLWSYTTVQFDLELESARAPLGVEAAKREFFHLKRTSYNQAVISLVRPITGPQEVQLALNMQLYHQGAFGGSAIAKLLIYVSEYDF, encoded by the exons GAGACTTGGAGCCAACGTTTGGAAGATGCTGCGCTTTTGGGGCCAACTGGGCCAGGGAGTCCCAGCAGTGCGCCACCTTCCCCATACCGGTCGCCGGCGTGCCCTCAGAGCACCAGTCTATCTGCATCACAGCGGCTGGAATCTGCTGCCTTCGATACTACAG AGATAAGCAGTGTCAGCAAGGCAAGCAAGCAGCTCAAGCGGGCCAAGAATGCACAGCTATTACGGACGAGGGAGGCGAATTTTATAAG GACTGCTGTGATGGTTGCAAGCTTGGCCTAGTCAGTGGAAACATGGGGATGGGATGCAACTCACGCTTTACATTCGGCTTCCCCTGGGACACTGCCTATTTCCACTGCTGCAGCCAGGCATCTGTTGCTGCTTCGGGTGTGTCAGATCCTCAACAGCCGGCGTATGGGGGCGGCA GCAGCAGTGCTATTGACTTCAATACACTTTATCCGGGTGTCACCGACCCAGTTGGTTTAGTCCCAG AATCAGAAGATCTCTGTGCTAGGTTCCCAGGGAAGTTGTGTGCCCACGTGTGTGTCCCAACTCCAGGCTCTTACAGATGCCAGTGCCGAGCTGGCTTTACTCTCTCGGTAGATGGCAAAACCTGCATCCAGGAAGCTGTTACTGATAG ATGTCAAATCAACAACCCATGTGCCCACATTTGCAGAGATACAGGAATATCTATTGAATGCTTATGTAATCCGGGCTATGCATTGGCACGCGATCAGAGATCTTGTGAAG ATGTGGATGAATGCATATTGCAAACAGATAACTGCAACAGGACATCGCATTTTTGTGTGAATACTCGCGGAAGCTTCACTTGCCAGAAGAAAAGCGGACCCACAGACTGCATTGCTGGCTATAAGTACAGTGCTGAGCAGAAGATTTGTATAG ATGTGGACGAATGCGACGAAAATTTACATGGCTGTGACCCGGAAAAGGAACAATGCCGGAACACCGACGGGGCGTACGAATGCGACGAGAAATGCGACGAAGGGTTTCAGTTCAGCCTTGCTCTGAGAACGTGTGTTG ACCAAGACGAATGTGTGGACGAGCCCTGTGATCCCGGCTGGCAGTGTCACAACACAGTGGGGTCTTTCCTGTGTCATGAGCTGCCAAAAGCCTTCTGTCCAGCGGGATATAAACCCTCGAACGGCACCACCACACGCTGTGAAG ATGTAGACGAATGTGTTGAGGGTCTGCACACCTGTCATCCAGAAACAGAAACCTGCATTAACGAGATTGGCAAATACCGTTGTGAAGCACTCAGTATCAATGAAGTTGATTTTGGTGTTAATCCATATGAAGCCCTTCCGCGAGCCACGTTTCAGCCACCAGTTCAGGAGTGTGCTGAAGGCTTTGGTTATGATCTTAACACAAAGAGATGTCTTG ATGTTGATGAATGTGGGGCTGGCCTGCACAACTGTACCCTGTCCGTCGAACGCTGTATCAACACTTTAGGGGGCTTCATATGCAGACCAAGAAGAAGATGTAGTGCTGGATTTGTTCCTGATCCAGTAACTGGAAGATGTAAAG ACGTGGATGAGTGCTTGGCTGGTGTGGCTAAGTGTCTTCCTGGGGAGATCTGCATCAACACCGAAGGAGCCTTTGAGTGCCGTGTTGAGTGCCAGGATGGCTTCAGATATGATCCTAC AGACCCAGCGGTGTGTGTAGATATCAATGAGTGTCTTGAGTCACCATGTAGACGTGGAACCCGGTGTGTTAACACTGAAGGCTCTTATAGATGCACTCCTTCAACTACCACAACTGATACATCATCACCAGTTGTTACTACAAGTCCGGGACCTACTCCCTGTCCAGACGGTTTTGGGAGAAATTCAAACAATCTACAATGTGAAG ATATTGATGAATGCCTTGAACGAGTTTGTGAGACAGAACAACTTTGCCAAAATACCTATggctcatatatatgcatttggcCCCCATGTGATGAAGGTTACCGGAGGGATCCGAACACCAACGTCTGTCGTG ATATTAATGAGTGTGACGAAGGAAGTGACACATGCCAAGTTGGTGTAGAAGAATGTGTCAACACACAGGGAGGCCACACATGTCAACCAAAACCATGCCCAATTGGAAGAAAAAGGCATCCCTCAAACCCTAGACGTTGCACTG ATATCAATGAGTGCGACACAACTCCCTGTGGTCCAGAGGAGCAATGCATTAATACATTTGGGTCGTATCAGTGCCGACGCCTAGCCCCTTGTCGTCCAGGCTTCAGAAGAAATAGTGAAAGCAGGCAGTGTGAAG ATGTTGATGAATGTGAAGAAAATGAACCCTGTGAGGAAAATGAACGCTGTTTGAACACGAGAGGAAGCTATAGGTGTCGTACTCTCGAATGCAGTACAGGATATCAACGTGACATATTTGGACGCTGCAGAG ATATTAATGAATGTGAGACTGGGGATCATAATTGTGACGTTTCCAAGGAGGAATGCATCAACACACAAGGGAGCTTCAGATGCAAAATTCTGCCAAATTGCACACAAGGCTTTAAACGGgatccaaacacaaaaaaatgtgttG ATATTGATGAGTGTAAGGAGGAGACACATGATTGCCGTGGTGGCGAGAGATGCTACAACCAATATGGTCATTATACCTGCAGTGGTTCCCCAGCTGCTTGCACAAAAGGGTTCAGGTACTCTTCATCAGATAGACGGTGTCATG ATGTTGATGAGTGTGCGGAAAATATCGACTCCTGTGAATGGTCCACTCAAACATGTGTCAACTCTGTGGGCAGTTACAGGTGCATTGATCAACAACCAACATGTGACTTTGGCTATAGGTATGACCATGAACAGAGGGCATGCATAG atatagatgaatgcCGTGAGAAAAAACATGATTGTGAGGATGGTCAATACTGTGTTAACACTTTGGGGTCCTATCAGTGTCACACCCATGGGAGTGCTAGCCAGACATGCCATCCTGGATATACTTTCAATAGAACAGCAAGAGTGTGCATGG ATATTGATGAATGCTCGGAGGGAATTCATGACTGCTCAGCATCAGAGGAATGTGTCAACCGGAGAGGGGATTATGCTTGTCACCCAAAAGAGGAAGTGTCCAATTCTGTAACCACAGTCCCAAGCAGGGAAAAGGAGGGTTCTGACACTAATGAATCGGATCAAACACAG GAGTCTGGAGGTAGTGGCAGTAGTAAAAGACTTCGCTGCCAAAATGGCTATCGTTACAATAGAAGACGGAGGGTCTGTGTAG ATATTGATGAATGTAATGACAACCCATGCAGAGAATTTGAGGTTTGTGAAAATACCCAAGGTTCATACAAATGTACATGCCGGGAAGGTTTCCAAAGAAGTTCATCTACTGGTGAATGCATAG ATCTAAATGAATGCCAGCTTGGTTTACACAGCTGTGAAACAACACAAAGATGTGACAACACTATTGGCTCTTATGCTTGTATACGCATTGCTGGATGTGGTACAGGATACACTTTGAATCACAATACTGGAGAATGTGATG atgatgatgagtgtACGCTAGGAACTCATGACTGTGATCAGCTGGGGCCGAAGTATGAATGTTTCAACATAAAGGGCTCATTCCGTTGTGTAAAGAAGATTTGCCCAAATTTACAAGTTCTGAGCTTCAATGGAACATGTGTAGATCTCACATGCAATCCTGGCTTTAAACCTGTAAATCAAGGGTGCATTG ATATTAATGAATGTGAGGAAAGAACCTCTCCTTGCCGTCGTAATGAAAGGTGCATCAACACCCATGGGTCCTACCGCTGCCGCCCACTTTTGAACTGTGGGGTTGGATACCAAATTAATGAAATTGGAAATCAGTGTGTCg atattgatGAATGTGCTGATGGGACTCATCAGTGCACAGGAAATCAACTTTGTTCCAATCGCCAGGGCAGCTACATATGTCAGTGTCCACCTGGCTTTAGACTCAACAGTTTGCGACAGTGCCAGGATGTAAATGAATGTGAATCTTACTTTGGAAAT ATATGTTCAAATACAGCAGTGTGTGAAAACACAGAAGGTTCTTACCGCTGTAACTGTAAGAAAGGCTTCAAACACAAAGCAGATGGACTTGCTTGTGAAG acgTGGATGAATGCACTGAAGTGGAAGGAATCTGTCATCACGATTGTATCAATGTTTGGGGGTCATATCAGTGTACTTGTCGGCCAGGATTTACCATTGCTAGGGATAACAG GACGTGTACAGACATAGATGAGTGTTTGGAATACCGTGGTCGAGGCCGGCTTTGTATTGGTATCTGTGTAAATACCCCGGGAACATTCAAGTGCTCTTGTCCTGATGGTTATCAGTTAGCATCAGATGGTCACACTTGCAAAG ACATTGATGAATGTGAAACTAACTCACCTTGTCGAGGAGAAAACGAAATATGTGTCAATACACGTGGAGGCTACAAGTGCAATGCAATTGAATGCCCTGACTCATATACTCGAGACCTGGAACATAAGAA CCGCTGCAAGAAGGTTCCAGTGTTTTGCCGAGATGACGATGAGACATGTCGCCGCCAGCCACTCAGCTACTCCTATAACTTTTTGCCATTAGTGAGCAATTTGACTCTTCCACCAACAGGACAAGTAGATCTCTTCACCATGCGTGGTCCCCTTTGGTCGTATACCACAGTGCAGTTTGACTTGGAGTTGGAGTCTGCCCGAGCACCTCTGGGGGTTGAAGCTGCCAAGCGGGAATTCTTCCATTTAAAACGAACCTCTTATAATCAAGCAGTTATCTCTCTTGTAAGGCCGATAACTGGCCCGCAGGAAGTGCAACTAGCTCTAAATATGCAGctttatcatcaaggggcttTTGGAGGATCTGCTATTGCAAAACTTCTTATTTATGTGTCTGAATATGATTTCTAA